The genomic segment GCAATGGCCATAAAATTGAAATTACAGTTAAAAATCAATCACATAGAATATCTCTTTCCAGACAGCTTGACCCCACTTAAACTGACCTAGCAGGGCTTATATTCCAGATTAGGGCAATATTAACTAGATTGGCAGCGTTTCCAAAATTTAAATGTAGACTCttattctcattttatttttctaaaataaagcAAATGTTTTCACAGTTAACACTCCCATGGATCCCTAGCTATACATTAGCGATGTGGTGTTACTGGGCTATTTTAGTAAAGGACAAGAACACCATTCAATTCACAGGAGAAACGACTGGAGGATTTTAGGAATTTCACATTTTACTTATGGGACCCACCATTACCATGCAAACACATTCAATAAAGCCGAACTCCTTTGCTAGGATACATAATGTTACACAACctcattaacaaaaaaaaaaaaggcatacaTGACGCAATTTAGATTCATTTACTAAACAAGGTACATAGGCAAAGCCTGACACAATCAGATCTTACATTGGTGGGTAGGAAGTTGCAGCTCTCAGACCTTTCCATGGCTCTGCTTGTTGTGGTGGGGAAAATCTCAAGGATCCAAGAGGTGGTTTTGCAAAAGGAATTCCAAGAAAAACATTCACGAGCCTGTCTGTTCCTTTCACGCTGGTCTGTTTTCCTTGAAGTCGCCCATATTTGGTAGTCACTTCTGGTTGTGCACCTTTATGCCCTTTGCAACATATTGATAAGATATCAGCACATTCTCAATGAGGCAGATTTCCCAGTGCATCAAGTGCTGCCCAGACAATCTTCCACTTTTTTTCcaggaaaacctgccttacagtgaaatTCTTGAAAGTACTGTAAGAAGTTGTACTTGTAAGAAATACCAAGAAGCTCAACCTTTACATTATCCAATAGAAGGTTATGAGATGACTTAATCATAGCCTATAAGAGCCTACATGGGGAGAAGATATGAGACAGTGAGGACTCTTTAACCTAGAAGACAAAGGCATAATAAGATCCAATGACTGAAAGCTGAATCTAGACTAGATAAACCCAGTCTAGAAATACTGTAAATTTTCAACAATatagtaattaatcattggaacaacttatcaagTCATATGATGGACTCTATTATTTTATGTCTTTAAATCAATATTGGGTgtcttaaaaaatatattttctagcTCAACCACAAGATATGGGCtcgatgcaggaattactggggaaatttaatggcctgtattatgcaagAGGTTAGACAAAATgatcccaatggtcccttctggccttacaattTATTAATCTTTCTTCAATGCTTTTAGCATAatcctttcatttgtttgctATCATAGATCAAAGTAAAAGTACTGTGGAAATAACTACTGTAAGGGAAGAAGTATTTCACTACACGAATTTTCTGATATTTCCAGTTCAGAAGCAGGAATATGCTCTGACAGTGAGAGCTGGGGTGTAATTAGGAATAGGCTGCAAGTTTTTCAAAATGAACAAAAATGATGAGTTATCTGATATTATATGGTTGAAAAGTGGCCAATCACCACTTGGATTACTTAGCACACTCTCCTGCATTACCATTCATCTGTCTCACTGTTTTGTCTCCTGTAGAACGTGAGTTCAGACACTGTTTGGGTACTGCTGGAAACAAATAATTATCTTAATAAGTAAGAGGGATTTATTCCCTTCAGTTGACCCAACACGTATGCTCCCTCCATTGTGTTCCCTCAGCAGGTCAACTATTGTCCTGATCCAGCAAGGTGCTGGGTACCTGGCAGGATAAGGATACATGAGGCCAGATTCAGGAATCACACAACAGCCAGTTATATGATCATGCAGACCACTAACTCTCTGGCCTGAGGGTTGGCCCAAACTAGGTATTTTACTGATCATTTTTTAAAGCTGCTTTACAgttgaaaaggggaaaaaatgtctgTGCTAGACATTTTAGGAACACCTTCAAATATGTTATTGACTTCTTGCTTTAACCATTGTTACTGACTGCTTAGGCTTGAAGGATTTTTTCTTTTGAGTGTAAATCTTTCCCTGCTTCATATGTACTTCACAGAGAAGATGTAGCCTGAAATTTTCAAAGCATCTAAACGATTTGGATGTCTAATTCCTATTCAGTTTTAATAGTATATGGCCATCCAAATCCCTCGGGCAATTTAGAAAATCTCACCCATAATCTATTGTTTGATTTTCTTTGGTCTTTGCACACATACAATGTAACGATAATCTGCAGAATTCTAGATGTCATGGACACATTTTAATAACTGTATTCAAAGAGTCTCTTACAAAAAACAGAAAAGTGGAGTACATAATAAATTCAGGAAAAGGCTTACAAAATGCACAACTCAACTTGGCCTTTCTGTAAAGACATGTACACCTTTAAaactaaaacaattaaaaatggcAGCTACATTTTTATTAACTGGGAAAAATACAAACTGGTTTCTTCACACTTAGGTCCAATCATGAACTGACCCATATAGGTATTTCTGAAGAacctcatttatttcaatgggtttCCACACAGGAGTAAGAGTCTTCTCTGTGCAGATGCCCTTGACCAATGTTTcccaaacaggggtcgccgcttgtttATGGAAAGCCCCTGGCGCGCCAACACCGGCCCGCTGCACCAAAAAGAAaaccaacccccccgccccccggagcgctgccccgccgaataaaaaacaaaacaaaaccccaaaccctaGCGCCACCCCGCCAAACCAAGATTGGCCACCCCTTATAAGGTGACGCCCCAAGctcgtgcttggtcggctggtgcctggagccagtcctgaatacaccccagatcctgcacccccagcccagagccctgactcccttctgcacccaaccctctgccccagctctgagcccccaagccctgaacccctcattcccagtcccaacctgcagccctcacccccctccccgcacctctgtcctctgccccagcccaaccCCTTTGCCCCAGCTCCACTGagtcacaggcatcaacaattttcttcaactgggtcactagaaaaaaagttagaaaaccactgttctaagcGACATACAagccctgtagtcataggacaaaaaagggaGGTTAGAGAgtcacagattgttgtaataagctataAATCCAGTGTATTTATTAAGACCACGATTTgcagtgtctagcaaagttatgcatttaagttcccaggcttgtcttttgaaagtgttgtgcaggtgtcttttgaggatgaggactgataggtcagatctAGAGTAATCAACAAAATCACCAAATCCCTGGTGTGTAAATACTTTTCACAACGTGCTCACTTTATATCAGACCTCATCAGTCCTCATCCTTAAAGGAAGCCTgctcaacactttcaaaagatgagcctgagtgcttaaattcataactttgctagacattaataaacacactggatttatggcttattacaacaatctgtaacaatCTCTCTGTAGCCTCAAAAATAtccattagtctttaaggtgccaccggactccttgttgtttttgtggatacagactaacacggttaccctcTGATACTCTCTGTAGCCTGGAAGCTTGTTTCtctaaccaacagaagttggcccaataaaagatattacctcacccaccttgccccCGCCCCAGTTTTGTCAGTTGTCAGCAAAAAACAATTTCTTCCCGTGGTGAAATTAAAGTGGGGTTCTACTTATGACAGactctagagtgaccagatagcaagtgtgaaaaattgacacttttttgggggggagaggttAGTTGTatatatataagacaaagcccctaatatggGTCACCCTCTAGCAGAATCagactgaaaatgttaaaaatgtctTAAGGGTCCCATGCTTAAATCCCTTCTTGACTTTTCCCATTAGTAAAGGAGTTTATATTTACCCTCAGTTGCAATCTCAACGAACCATGCAGCACAAATCAGAGACCCGAACAGCCAAATCCTGACAGCCCGTTGCATTTTCAGGTCTACACTAATCAACTGCTACTTCCCTTCTTTTAATTGCCAAATGCAGGCACAACGGTCACATTACCAGAAGACTGACTAAGGGCTTGTTACTAAACTCTGGAGCCAAACAGCGATTAGGTAAAGGCCCTGGTGGTATGTGTTAGAAGGGAATTAATTTCCACCCAATCCCGAAGTGAATAAAAAGACCAGTTCTGAAGACAGGTTGAACAAGAGCTGCCAAGACCAACCCTGATCCCTTATCTACCAGGGAACTCCCTACAAAGCAGTTCTACAGTTCATCATTCTTTCTGTGATCACCGGTATGTCTGGCACTTTGCAGACAAACTAGTCATTGCCCCCAGGGAGTTTACAacccccaaagctgcattttGGGATTGCTCGGGTGGGTTGCAAAAAACAAGCACTTCGCAGCTACATGTGATGGGGCTGAGGTGCTGCTGCGCCACCTTCCCAGGCAGGTGCCAGGGGGGCTTGCGAGCGTCTCGCGTGGGAGCCCTGCGGCGGAGGGGCTGGTTTCAGGTGTCTGGGGGGGATGCACTTTATGGGCTTTTGTTTgcatccagccccttcccccaccccaggcacctcGCTCGCTCGCTGCACAGGACTCAGCAGGCGCGTCACTGCTGATGCCTGGGCGCGCGGGGACGACGCGCTGCTgactgtctgtgcggggggggggggcagccccgcGAGCTCCGCGGCTGCCAGGgagaccccgccccgccccgcgtcTCCGATCCCGGCACCAGCCCTGTATTGAGGCGGctcatctccctcctcccagcaggggccGCTAGAGCGGAGACTCTCTTCTCCGCTGCCCGGAAGTGTGCGATCCCCAAATCCGTCCCCTTCCGTTACCGGAAGTGTGTCCCAGCGAGCGAGCGAGGACTCTCTGCCCCTCCCGTCAGTCTGTGCACCAGAGAACATCTTCCCCCTCCCTAGCGCCGGAAGTGAACGAGTGTGCGGGtaatccccccccccatctcccggAAGCGAGCGCGGCTTTACTCCTTCCCCTGGGGCCGGTGCTGGCGGCCGGGGGCGATGGTGGGGCCGGCTCCCGGCGGGGGGAGCCCCCTGGAGAACGCGAACCCCCTGATTTATCGACGTTCCGGGGAGCGGCCCGTCACGGCGCGGGAAGAGGACGATGAGCTGCCCGACTCCATCGACGACCGGGAGATCTTCGATATCCTGCGCTGGGGAGGCCGGGGCGGCGGCGGcgactttttgggggggggggtgtcggggCAGGCcggccccggggtgggggtggcagaggCGGGGGCAGACCGGAGGGCGCGGGGGAGAGTTCTCTTCACGCTCCATCATTTCGcctcccctgggctggggcagccccTGCCCGCCAGCTGCAGATTTCTTCCCTGCGTGGGAAAACGTGCGGTGTATTTTCTCGGGTTTGACTGCGCTGGTAAGAGCTGCGGTGCAAGtcgggtgatcagatgtcctgtttttatagggacagtcctgatatttgaggctcTGTCTTCTATAGGTGTCCATTACCCCCCCACCctggtcccgatttttcacacttgatctCTGGTCACCTTAGGTGCAAGCCCCTGGTAAACATCTAAGCCTGCACCTGTCAGGACTGGGCTCCGTTCCGGACACAGTCACTGCTGTGCGAAGGTGTTAGTGGACGTCTGTCTGTTCTGCATGGTTCTTACACCGCCCTCATCTCCAGTCTCTGAGCACCTTCCTGTAGTGCACTGTGATGTGGCTGTCAGATCAGCACCCTTCTCCAGGGGGAAGGATGGTGCGTGTAGTGGCTTGGTAGGTTGGGGTGTTTCTTTGTGCATGTAGGTGTGCAGCTCTGTCATATTGAACATTGCAAAGCTCCAGGCCCTTCTGTGACACTGTTTAAGGGCTCTGATTCCCAAACAGCTGGAGGAGCCTCCCATAAAGCAAACTCTGAAAGCTACACTAGTATACAAATAAATTAAACAGTTAATCCAATGCTTTATTATAGCTCTGCAGAAAGTTGTAGGTCTCTTCTCACTTGCCCCTTGAGTAACAAAGGAATATCTGTGTTATAGGTGGAAAAGTGAGAAATctaaaggtgggggggggggggatcatcCATTCACATGTCCCTTTCCATTGGTACTGGGTGCCTATTGGTCCTGCTGTTATTTCTGTTTACTGATTTATTTTCCTCTACATTATACATCTTATTCGTTCAATTAATGACCCAGAACATCCCCTTACTTTGGAAGAGCTGAATGTTGTTGAACAAGTTAGAGTCAAAGTAAGTTACTTTAGTAACAAAATTCTAATAGAGAGGACTTAACATATACTATATGTTAACCAATATACTAACCACATTTTGTCTTATTACTGGCATGTTTGAATGCAAAATGCATAACTGTCTCAGGAAACATACATAGGAAATGCAATGTAGAGACATTTTAAGACTGGAGTAAAGAACTTCCAGTAAAGGTCTCATTCCTGCAAGGGTGGGATGCTGCCAATGACTTTTCAAGGAAAAGTTGGGTCTTTAATTTTCAACAAAGGTAGATAACATCCATCTATTAAGAAATACTAATATGTATACAAATTAAATGTTATTAAATTGCCATGGAGCATTAATTGGATTATTTTCTGTTTATAACATTTTGGTCAAATCTATTTTAGCAGTTATGTATATTGGGACAGATTCTGTCCTCAGTTGTGTTTGTTATCCCCGACTGTGACCAGATTGCACAGGATATTACAGAACTGCATCTGGTCCATTGTCTACTTAGTTTATCACATATTTCTGGTATGGAAGGTGAATGTTTAGAGTTGACATTTGTACAGCAGGTAAAACACTGCATTTGAGAATAGTGGTACTGTAGGTAAAATAAGCAGGGAAGTAGGAGGAGTTAAGGACTATTAATTAAGTTGAATTTCAAATAAAATTGCTAGTATTGACTTGTGGCCACATCAGTGAGTTTTGTAtatggaaaatgtttgtttttcaacAGGTGAATGATGCTGAAAGCACAGTAGTGGTGGAATTTACTCCTACAATTCCTCACTGCAGCATGGCAACATTAATTGGCCTATCAATAAAAGTAAAGTTGATCAGATCACTACCTGAAAGGTTTAAGGTGAGTAATAAAATCAGCTCCAAAGGAGAAGAGGGAAAGTGTTTTAAAGAGAAAAACCTATAGTGAAAAATAACTAGGGCTTCTCTTTACCTCCTCCTGCTCGGGGACTAGGACATGCTCCatgaaaccaaaaaaaccccaccccaaacaaaaaaaaaaccacgcaATAAATTTGAAATAAGCACAGAATTAATAATCACTGCAGGCTCAAGGCAAATGGTGAATTGGATTTGTGTGAGAAATAACCCTTACCACTTCAAAATTAACTGATGCCCTCTAGAAGAGATTCTCatttttacatatggggaacCTTACActacagaaagaagttaaatgctTTGCTCCAGTCCACaagggaagtctgtggcaaaggtAGGATTAGAATTCAGTATTTTCTGACTAATAGTTATGGGCTCAAACCATTACACTATTCATCTGTACCAAAGAATTcagataattttatttaaaaaaaaaaaagaaagtgactGGTCCAAGTAAAAATTCCTTTGTGTAGAAATGTTTTCATGTTTATTATGGAACTGTTTATCTCCAAAATTCCAGAGTTTTGTTGGCTTGTCATAAGGTTAAATCTCCTTTAAGGGATAGTGTTaacatgttattttaaaaaattgattaatATTGGGAAAAAAAAGTCTGATAAAACATCCTTTAAATAGTATATCCAGAATTttgataaatgcattaaaaatatcGTAAGGATTTTTTTCTGCTGTCCTGTTAAATGTCTATAATCTTTTCAGGAAGGGAGAAACTGACCATAAGAGTGGGAGGTGGAAAGTAGAGGGGACTCTGAGCTGTTAAGTACACAAAGTAAACAGTTTTTTTTACTCAGCAACTTCAGTTTTGACCAAGGTGTTGCTTGTAACTGTGGGAGGTCCAGACTTTTCAGGCATGAGTTTGAAGCTGATAAAGactctttacatttattttttgtggGAGAATGCTACATTCTGCTTTCTGAACTGCTGAATACATTTTCCTTCTATCTTTTTATAGCTTTTGTCCAACAACTTTATAAAGACTTTGAGTGAAGTCAAAGTAAACACTGACCTATTGtagtttaacaagttttataaaTAACGATTACAAATACAGTATTTTATTTCTTAGGTGGATGTTCACATAACACCAGGAACCCATGCCTCTGAGCATGCAGGTGAGCTTTTCTTAAGTCTAAGAGGTGCTTTGAGGTGCTAATAATATTAAATagttataatataataatataataaatattagAATTGAGAGCTGGAATAGATCTGTCATCAAGTTCACTGACCTGTAAGTGCAGGATAGGGAGGGAATTTGAAGTCAGGGGAGACTTGAAACTCTTGGTTCCACACCCTTTACAGCATACAGTTACCCTTACCAAAAATCTACCACTGAATCCAACAACAATGGATAAGCACGGTAGTTGAATAAGTGCTAAAATACTGAGCAGTAAGATAGTATGtttaggccctgatcccacaACTTGTTCCAGGCAGATGGACCCCTGCATTCACATGGGGCTCCAATAAAATATTAGGGACTCTGCCTTGCCTCCAGCCATCTGGAACAAGTTGCAGTACTGTGCATTAAATCATTAACACTGTACAGCACAATTCTGTGGCACACTTAGCAGCTATAGAATTAAGAAAAACATGGGGCTTTGTCTGCCATTACAACTGTGTGAGAGGTAACCAATTTGTATGTAAAATGTTATCACGCATCACTATAGAAATGTGTACTGACCAATCTTTTGTGGGATTCTTTTCACACAGTTAACAAACAACTTGCTGACAAAGAACGAGTAGCGGCTGCTTTGGAGAATTCGCATTTGCTGGAAGTGGTGAACCAGTGTTTGTCTGCTCGATCATAATTGCCTGCTCGATCATAATTGCCTGATGAAGAAATCTTTGTTTTTCTGATGTGTTAAGATAATTTTGTACATAAAAGGGGTTTCTAATATGTAGTTGTATATGTTTCTGTGGGCAAAATAAAGCTACtaaaatttataatttttttaaaaatgactgctCCACTATTACAAGAGTTAACATGGAAATTAACTCACAAGTAATGGTGCATCCAAGATACCAATAAATTAAGATGACAGTTTTATTTTGCCATCAGGGAATTTAACatttataattttatattttaattcatCACCTGTAACAGTGCGACTTCTCCTTAGAGAGAAGGAACTCCCATCTTAAAATAAAGATTTGTTTTGACCAGTCATCACTATCCTAAACCAAAGACTATTTATATTCTGATCATTTATACACACATTAAGCCAAGGAatagtttaatttttaaattcaGATGAGTTTATGCACACTTGTACTCGACTGTTAGTTTGCTTATATTCAACCTTAGAAGTTGAGATCTTTAAAAGTACATGTGTGCAAATTGAATTTTGAATTTAATTGTGTACATCACCCAGCATATACACAAGTCTGCATGTACTTTTAAAAGAAGCAAGGCATCATAGCTGGCCAACTAATAGCAACTCCTATCCCATGTTACTAGGTTTGGGAAGATGGCATTTTCCTTAGAAGTATTGTAGATGTTTTCTTTGGCAGTGAACATATATAGTGTATACATATACAGTGGCAGTAAACATATACAGTTAGAACCTTAGTtgtgactggtcaaccacacacctcatttggaaccggaattacgcacaggccaaaaaaaaaggcaaatacagtacagtactgtgttaaatgtaaactactaaaaaaaataaagggaaagttaaatTTTTTTTGGACAAGATAAGGaagctgtttctgtgcttgtttcatttaagttaagatggttaaaagcagcattttccttctgcatagtaaagtttcaaagctgtattaagtcagtgttcagctgtaaactttgaAAGAACAACCCTAACATTTtattcagagttacgaacaacctccatgcccatgttcgtaactctgaggttctcctgTATAGCTTTCAGTCCAAAGGAGGTAAGCAACTGAGTTCAGAGTGTTTTTTTACTGCCACCTTAGAGACAGAACTATTTTTAATGAAGGCTACTAGTTCATATAGAGCCTGGAGAAGTTGAAAGCATTGGAGAATGTAGAAAGGGTAACAAATTGGCCTCCATTTGAAAATATATAGATATGTATCCTATTCATCATGCTATTCTACATTCAGACATGGGCATGGTGTGTGTTCTCAAAGAGTGTTGTGCTAGTGAGAGTTGTAAAGATGTTCCAGTGCTATGGCTGGTATCTTCATGCAGATTGCTCATAAAGCTTGTTTTATGAGTGTTAGTGAGTCTTCAGAATTCAAAACAGgaaactggcaatttttaaatacaACTATACGTAAAACCAGCTAATGGCTGTGGAACAATGTGGATGTTTATTTTCATTGCCCATTATACCAGCGCTGTCTGTGACATCTTTACCTCCAAATCAGTCCCACTTATTTGATATACGTTTAATGGCACCTCAGGTTTTTGGTGGGGAGAAAATAAAACAGTCACAGCATAGATCTGTAACTACGCAAAGTTGTTCATGGGCCAGTTGTTAGTTATAAGAAAAACCCAAGGGAAACCTTGAATATTTCAGTAGCACCTGTTATTTCTGCATGTTGACTATGCAGCATGGAGATAGGCATGAATCAGAGAGTGCAGTGAGAACAAATGGGCAATCCAATATGAGCTGCTGTATTTCCAGGATCAGTCACAACATCATCTCCACCCGTGTCTATTTCAGCTCCTCTTGCCAAGTGATAAAATATGAGggaatagaaaataaaaataagacacTTACTAGGGAGGGTCTTAACTTTGAAAAGTTTACTTTTCCTGGGCTGGGTGATGCAAATATAGTCTTATTCCATTGGCATTATCTAACATGGAGGTTGCTTTAAGAAGCCTCTTTGTTTATAAAAACTACAAACAATCTGCTTTGCGTAAAAGTATGTTTTTTGGTCACAGGAACAACATCAATGCTGGTAATTCCATAGTAACAAACCAGTGTCCCAATCTAGTGATAGGGGAAACTTTGCTGCTGGGTTTTCACTCTTTCACAAAACGGGCTGATTGCTTGAGATCATTATAGAGCCTGGGGAATATGTCACAAGAATTAAGGGTGCTAGTGCCAGTCACCTGACCAGATTCCATCTTCAGTAATTAAGTTTTGCTTCTCTAAAACAATCCC from the Mauremys reevesii isolate NIE-2019 linkage group 16, ASM1616193v1, whole genome shotgun sequence genome contains:
- the CIAO2B gene encoding cytosolic iron-sulfur assembly component 2B isoform X1, giving the protein MVGPAPGGGSPLENANPLIYRRSGERPVTAREEDDELPDSIDDREIFDLIRSINDPEHPLTLEELNVVEQVRVKVNDAESTVVVEFTPTIPHCSMATLIGLSIKVKLIRSLPERFKVDVHITPGTHASEHAVNKQLADKERVAAALENSHLLEVVNQCLSARS
- the CIAO2B gene encoding cytosolic iron-sulfur assembly component 2B isoform X2; its protein translation is MSCPTPSTTGRSSIIHLIRSINDPEHPLTLEELNVVEQVRVKVNDAESTVVVEFTPTIPHCSMATLIGLSIKVKLIRSLPERFKVDVHITPGTHASEHAVNKQLADKERVAAALENSHLLEVVNQCLSARS